In a single window of the Micromonospora sp. WMMD1155 genome:
- a CDS encoding transposase family protein yields the protein MQVITAGHPEWIFPFTGLQPAQFRRLVRLVAERGGDAIADGRPGRQWALDLPDRVLLVAAYWRTNLTMRQIGPLFGVSHSAAHRVIDTLGPLLALAPVRRRRVDQIAIVDGTLIPTRDHRLAAPSKNYRYSTNLQVAIDAHTRLVVALGDPQPGNRNDTIVYRTSGIDQKLAGRPVMADGAYRGNPEVIIPYRKPADGSELPDWKADLNRQHRTVRAQDEHTLARMKCFKILRDYRRAAHTLTDAASGIAHLHNIILTG from the coding sequence GTGCAGGTGATCACCGCGGGGCACCCGGAGTGGATCTTTCCGTTCACTGGGCTGCAGCCCGCCCAGTTCCGCCGGCTGGTCCGCCTGGTCGCCGAGCGTGGCGGTGACGCGATCGCCGACGGCCGGCCAGGCCGGCAGTGGGCTCTCGACCTGCCGGATCGGGTGCTGCTGGTCGCCGCGTACTGGCGCACGAACCTGACGATGCGCCAGATCGGGCCGTTGTTCGGGGTGTCGCACTCCGCCGCTCACCGGGTCATCGACACCCTCGGCCCGCTCCTCGCACTGGCCCCGGTGCGCCGGCGCCGGGTCGACCAGATCGCGATCGTCGACGGCACCCTCATCCCGACCCGGGATCACCGCCTGGCCGCCCCGAGCAAGAACTACCGCTACTCGACGAACCTGCAGGTCGCCATCGACGCCCACACCCGCCTCGTGGTGGCCCTCGGCGACCCACAACCCGGCAACCGCAACGACACCATCGTCTACCGCACCTCCGGCATCGACCAGAAACTGGCCGGACGGCCGGTCATGGCCGACGGCGCCTACCGCGGCAACCCCGAGGTGATCATCCCGTACCGCAAGCCCGCCGACGGCAGCGAGCTACCCGACTGGAAAGCCGACCTGAACAGACAACACCGCACCGTCCGAGCACAGGACGAACACACCCTGGCCAGGATGAAGTGCTTCAAGATCCTCCGCGACTACCGCCGCGCCGCCCACACATTGACCGACGCTGCCTCCGGCATCGCCCATCTCCACAACATCATCCTCACCGGCTGA
- a CDS encoding AAA family ATPase yields MRVIWINGAFGAGKTTLSQQLTTEDPRLLMFDAELPGFMVREIVPLPASGDFQDLRVWRRSVADTALALLEEYGRPLVVPMTVVVPSYLEEIFGRLRPHGVRVEHFFINVPVGVLQARIEAQSIWPDDPVRDAEVRTWRLDQVARCAAAVGLLPAGTVVLDGELPVAELASQVLARSAES; encoded by the coding sequence GTGCGCGTAATTTGGATCAATGGCGCCTTCGGTGCCGGGAAAACGACCCTGTCGCAGCAGTTGACTACGGAGGATCCCCGGCTACTGATGTTCGATGCGGAGTTGCCTGGGTTCATGGTCCGCGAGATCGTGCCGCTGCCCGCGAGCGGCGATTTCCAGGATTTGCGCGTGTGGCGTCGTAGCGTGGCCGATACGGCATTAGCGCTGCTGGAGGAGTATGGACGCCCGCTCGTGGTGCCGATGACCGTAGTGGTGCCCTCGTACCTTGAGGAGATTTTCGGCCGGCTGCGCCCCCACGGCGTGCGCGTGGAGCACTTCTTTATCAACGTGCCGGTCGGCGTGCTACAGGCGCGTATTGAGGCGCAGTCGATTTGGCCGGATGACCCGGTTCGTGATGCGGAAGTTCGTACGTGGCGGCTGGATCAGGTGGCTCGGTGCGCTGCCGCTGTTGGCTTGTTGCCGGCTGGCACGGTGGTGCTGGATGGTGAACTGCCGGTGGCGGAGTTGGCATCACAGGTGTTAGCACGATCGGCTGAATCGTGA
- a CDS encoding thiopeptide-type bacteriocin biosynthesis protein — translation MTITPLAASVLTVLAGAPLETVAATAAIDPADLADAVDAYHGAGRAALEEHADSHWYQVRVEFPDWQTAETVGATALGPRLDHLMDLGACDGWWFLRKHPCWRIRLMHARIDDVNQVLNDLTATGAVARWWPSRYEPETTAFGGAPGIQTVHDLFCADSRGVLTYLRQPQPALGRRELSLLLLGGLLHAAELDWFERGDVFARVAQMRPIGNTGDSRLAALTGSVRGLLAVAPDIDNPLFRAGGAVPFAAPWHDAYTAAGRELATAATAGTLTRGLRAVVSHIVIFHWNRLGLPARTQGILARAALEAFLPRS, via the coding sequence GTGACCATCACGCCGCTTGCCGCCAGCGTGCTCACCGTGCTTGCCGGCGCCCCGCTAGAGACAGTCGCGGCGACCGCGGCCATCGATCCTGCCGACCTCGCTGATGCAGTCGACGCCTACCACGGCGCCGGTCGCGCCGCGCTTGAGGAACACGCCGACAGCCACTGGTACCAGGTACGCGTCGAATTCCCCGATTGGCAGACCGCAGAGACGGTGGGCGCCACAGCTCTCGGACCCCGACTTGACCATCTCATGGACCTGGGCGCGTGCGACGGGTGGTGGTTCCTGCGCAAACATCCCTGCTGGCGTATCCGCCTCATGCACGCCCGGATCGACGACGTGAACCAGGTCCTCAACGACCTCACTGCCACCGGCGCAGTCGCTCGATGGTGGCCAAGCCGGTACGAGCCGGAGACCACTGCCTTCGGCGGAGCACCCGGCATCCAGACCGTGCACGACCTGTTCTGCGCCGACAGCCGCGGCGTCCTCACCTACCTACGCCAACCGCAACCAGCCCTCGGGCGGCGCGAACTATCCCTTCTCCTACTCGGCGGGCTCTTGCACGCCGCCGAGCTGGATTGGTTCGAACGCGGCGACGTGTTCGCCCGAGTCGCCCAGATGCGCCCTATCGGCAACACCGGCGACAGCCGACTCGCCGCACTCACAGGCAGCGTTCGCGGTCTCCTCGCCGTAGCCCCCGACATTGACAACCCCCTGTTCAGAGCCGGCGGTGCTGTCCCGTTCGCAGCACCATGGCATGACGCATACACCGCCGCAGGTCGCGAACTCGCAACCGCCGCCACAGCCGGAACCCTCACCCGCGGTCTACGAGCGGTCGTCAGCCACATCGTGATCTTTCATTGGAACCGGCTCGGCCTGCCCGCCCGCACCCAAGGCATTCTCGCCCGCGCCGCGCTCGAAGCGTTCCTACCCCGGAGCTAA
- a CDS encoding lanthionine synthetase C family protein, with product MTRPETNNTSAAGTGPLMLDGADAARQSLATGAAGIALLHLERALIGSGSWPDAHSRIREAATGALDGGQHTGLYYGTPAIAFLLNCAAKADSRYAASAATLDQHVTHLTQRRLTTATARIKHGVAASLREYDLFYGLTGIGALLMQRLPASDTLADLLRYLTVLVRPYQHDDFVLPGWWAAHDPDPTLPTPGGHANLGMAHGAAGILALLALAMRHGHVVEDHAEAIDQLTRWFDRWRQHDAEGSTWWPQWLTLENLRTGRASQPKPGRPSWCYGTPGIARALQLAAIATDDPTRRADAENALAACLTDSHVDRLTDLGLCHGLAGLYATAQQATADAQSPALKQRLPALASAIQTAAHNRDQDGDAGLLTGHAGIHLAAETARHGTTNSGWGTCLLIV from the coding sequence ATGACCAGGCCCGAGACGAACAACACGAGCGCCGCCGGCACCGGGCCGCTGATGCTGGACGGCGCGGATGCCGCCCGCCAGTCACTGGCCACCGGAGCAGCGGGAATCGCGCTGCTGCACCTCGAACGTGCCCTCATCGGCTCCGGATCCTGGCCAGACGCGCACTCCCGCATCCGAGAGGCGGCAACCGGAGCGCTCGACGGTGGTCAACACACAGGCTTGTACTACGGCACCCCGGCCATCGCCTTTCTCCTAAACTGCGCCGCCAAGGCAGACAGCCGCTACGCAGCGAGCGCGGCAACCCTCGACCAGCACGTCACCCACCTCACCCAGCGCCGCCTCACCACCGCCACCGCCCGCATAAAGCACGGCGTGGCCGCTTCGCTCCGCGAGTACGACCTGTTCTACGGCCTCACCGGCATCGGCGCTCTCCTGATGCAGCGACTGCCGGCCAGCGACACCCTCGCCGACCTTCTGCGCTACCTGACTGTGCTGGTCCGGCCGTACCAGCATGACGACTTCGTGCTGCCAGGCTGGTGGGCCGCACACGACCCGGACCCGACCCTGCCCACCCCAGGCGGTCACGCCAACCTCGGCATGGCGCACGGTGCGGCGGGCATCCTCGCGCTGCTCGCCCTCGCCATGCGCCACGGCCACGTCGTGGAAGATCACGCCGAAGCCATCGACCAGCTCACCCGCTGGTTCGATCGGTGGCGCCAGCACGACGCAGAAGGCAGCACATGGTGGCCACAATGGCTCACTCTCGAAAATCTGCGCACCGGCCGCGCCAGCCAGCCCAAGCCCGGCCGGCCATCCTGGTGTTACGGCACACCCGGCATCGCCCGCGCGCTCCAGCTGGCCGCGATCGCCACCGATGATCCGACGCGCCGCGCGGACGCCGAGAACGCCCTCGCAGCCTGCCTCACCGATAGTCACGTCGATCGGCTCACCGACCTGGGACTGTGCCACGGCCTCGCCGGCCTCTACGCAACCGCACAGCAAGCTACTGCTGACGCCCAGAGCCCAGCTCTCAAACAACGGCTACCCGCCTTGGCCTCGGCCATACAAACGGCCGCCCACAACCGGGACCAGGACGGCGATGCCGGCCTGCTGACCGGCCACGCCGGCATCCATCTGGCCGCCGAGACCGCGCGGCACGGCACCACGAACTCTGGATGGGGCACATGCCTGCTGATCGTGTGA
- a CDS encoding lantibiotic dehydratase — MPAQPIFRTAGVIMVRATTDPGDLDVPSQLDLANDTAVLHDGVAWLLKTWSRADVRDALGLASPDLARQLDRMSERPDRVTVKVVRRAVISLAGYLLRWQRRTTPFGLFAGVTMADTGSCSAAVGRRHRTVARVDSEWLSGLIGRLEQHPQLRGRLHVIADNTGVNRDGRFITARRADMGGGKAVPMRDVSIRSTAPVKAALAVAADPVQYDDLAAELAERFPAARPEQITTVLDKLLVQGSLISALRPPMTVVDGLAHVIETAVAGGGEQFGDIAALLNELKTVRHLIHQHNGIDDPVQACAARASIAERMRGIVAGSQHALAVDTRLDAQIRLPERVVTEAVAAANVLLRVSTKPFGSTAWQDYRSRFRARYGQGALVPVRDLLADSGLGYPTGYLGAPRAHPSWRSVNERDAAFLALVQRAALDGRDEILLTDADVEALTVGEPADVIPPARIELGVAVHAASLEALDRGDFRLRFAAAPGSPTSMIGRFICLFDEHQQAQLNAACAPISPSGDTVAVQLSFPPRRPHNENVTRVPQLLPDIVALAEHPTGNPISLDDLAVTADADQMYLVQASTGRRVIPHIPHALDTIVQSPPLARFLAEVADARTAVFGPLDVGAARTLPYLPSVRYGRTVLAAARWLLTTRDLPGKTGQGWEPSLGAWRRHWRVPARVVLCHGEFRQPLNLDHRLDRALLCSRLHQAGRVELQQDARPEDDGWIGRPTELLIPMLAAAPPRRPLPHLAPPGQLRLPGSTAVVQARLAGNPARFDDIIRHLPAFTATLHSEVHRWWIRRQRDLVRIDADQHLIIVLRLTAPEHHPAVTAALAEFAAELSARALPGHLSLVPHQDHPGRYGCDDALTAAEDVFHADTACVIAQMTAADDLGIPAQALAAASMARLAAAFATDETAGYRTLLRCLPQQTGALNRTLHEHTLCLADLSTGTHSSPLLGAAQEAVVDAWQTRDGALRRYFHTLAAQRDPADILPTLLRDHHIRALGVDPTFEQTTNRLARAAALRTLSRTD; from the coding sequence GTGCCAGCTCAGCCAATTTTCCGCACTGCTGGCGTAATCATGGTGCGGGCCACGACGGATCCCGGTGACCTGGACGTGCCTTCTCAGCTTGACTTGGCTAACGACACCGCGGTCCTGCACGACGGCGTGGCGTGGCTGTTGAAGACGTGGTCACGCGCTGACGTCCGTGATGCCCTCGGCCTGGCAAGCCCCGACCTGGCGAGGCAGCTCGATCGAATGAGCGAGCGTCCTGACAGGGTGACCGTCAAGGTTGTTCGCCGGGCCGTCATCTCCCTCGCCGGTTACCTGCTGCGATGGCAGCGCCGGACCACGCCCTTCGGTCTGTTCGCCGGCGTCACGATGGCCGACACCGGATCGTGTAGTGCGGCGGTGGGGCGACGGCACCGCACGGTGGCGCGGGTCGACAGTGAGTGGCTTTCGGGCCTGATTGGTCGGCTGGAGCAACACCCGCAGTTGCGCGGTCGGCTCCACGTGATCGCGGACAACACTGGCGTCAATCGTGACGGGCGGTTCATCACGGCTCGCCGGGCCGACATGGGCGGTGGCAAGGCGGTTCCGATGCGCGACGTCTCCATTCGCTCCACAGCGCCGGTTAAGGCTGCGCTGGCCGTTGCCGCCGATCCCGTGCAGTATGACGATCTTGCTGCGGAGTTGGCCGAGCGGTTTCCGGCGGCCCGGCCCGAACAGATCACCACCGTTCTGGACAAACTGCTGGTGCAGGGCTCGCTCATCAGTGCTCTGCGTCCACCAATGACGGTCGTCGACGGCCTCGCACACGTGATCGAGACAGCGGTTGCCGGTGGCGGCGAGCAGTTCGGCGACATAGCCGCACTGCTGAATGAACTCAAGACGGTGCGGCACCTGATCCATCAACACAACGGGATCGACGACCCGGTGCAGGCGTGCGCAGCACGGGCCTCGATCGCCGAGCGAATGCGCGGGATCGTAGCCGGCAGCCAGCACGCGCTGGCCGTCGACACCCGCCTCGACGCCCAGATCCGTCTGCCCGAGCGGGTGGTAACGGAAGCTGTTGCGGCCGCGAATGTGCTGTTGCGGGTCAGCACGAAGCCATTCGGGTCGACCGCGTGGCAGGACTATCGCTCGCGATTCCGGGCCCGCTACGGCCAAGGCGCGCTCGTGCCAGTGCGGGATTTGCTCGCCGACTCCGGCCTCGGCTACCCCACCGGCTACCTGGGCGCGCCCCGCGCGCATCCGAGCTGGCGGAGCGTCAACGAGCGCGACGCGGCATTCCTAGCCTTGGTTCAGCGGGCCGCGCTCGACGGCCGTGACGAGATCCTCTTGACCGATGCGGATGTCGAGGCGCTGACCGTGGGCGAGCCGGCCGACGTGATACCGCCGGCACGCATCGAGCTCGGCGTGGCGGTGCACGCCGCGTCACTCGAAGCGCTCGACCGCGGTGACTTCCGGCTGCGTTTCGCCGCAGCGCCCGGTTCACCGACGAGCATGATAGGCCGCTTCATCTGCCTATTCGACGAGCATCAGCAGGCCCAGCTCAACGCCGCCTGCGCCCCAATCTCGCCGAGCGGCGACACCGTAGCGGTGCAGCTGTCATTCCCGCCGCGCCGCCCGCACAACGAGAACGTCACCCGGGTTCCGCAGCTCCTGCCCGATATTGTCGCGCTCGCCGAGCATCCCACCGGCAATCCGATCAGCCTCGACGACCTGGCCGTCACCGCCGACGCCGACCAGATGTACTTGGTGCAGGCCTCCACCGGCCGACGCGTGATTCCGCACATTCCGCACGCCCTCGACACCATCGTGCAGAGCCCTCCGCTGGCGCGGTTCCTCGCCGAGGTCGCCGATGCGCGCACCGCAGTGTTCGGGCCGCTTGACGTCGGCGCCGCCCGCACGCTGCCGTACCTGCCAAGTGTCCGGTATGGCCGCACGGTCCTAGCCGCCGCACGTTGGCTTCTCACCACCAGAGACCTGCCTGGCAAAACCGGCCAGGGGTGGGAGCCCTCGTTGGGCGCATGGCGTCGGCACTGGCGCGTCCCGGCCCGCGTCGTGCTCTGCCACGGGGAGTTCCGCCAGCCCTTGAATCTCGATCACCGACTCGACCGGGCCCTGCTGTGCAGCCGTCTCCACCAGGCAGGCCGGGTGGAGTTGCAGCAAGACGCTCGGCCTGAAGACGACGGGTGGATCGGTCGCCCCACCGAGCTGCTAATCCCGATGCTTGCGGCAGCGCCGCCCCGCCGCCCGCTCCCCCACCTGGCGCCGCCTGGTCAGCTTCGGCTTCCCGGCAGCACAGCAGTGGTGCAGGCGCGGTTGGCCGGGAATCCGGCTCGCTTCGACGACATCATCCGACACCTTCCGGCGTTCACCGCCACGCTTCACAGCGAGGTACACCGGTGGTGGATCCGCCGCCAACGCGATTTGGTTCGCATCGACGCCGACCAGCACCTCATCATCGTGCTCCGGCTGACCGCGCCCGAGCACCACCCGGCCGTCACCGCAGCACTGGCCGAGTTCGCCGCCGAGCTGTCAGCCCGCGCTCTCCCAGGGCATTTGTCGCTCGTGCCGCATCAGGACCACCCCGGCCGTTACGGCTGCGACGACGCGCTCACCGCCGCCGAGGACGTGTTCCACGCCGACACCGCCTGCGTCATCGCCCAGATGACAGCAGCCGACGACCTGGGCATCCCGGCGCAGGCGCTAGCCGCCGCGTCCATGGCCCGACTCGCCGCCGCATTCGCCACTGACGAGACCGCGGGATATCGGACGCTGCTGCGGTGCCTGCCCCAGCAGACTGGCGCACTCAACCGAACACTGCACGAGCACACACTTTGCTTGGCCGACCTGTCCACCGGCACGCACTCTTCACCCTTGTTGGGCGCTGCTCAGGAGGCGGTCGTCGACGCCTGGCAGACCCGTGACGGCGCCCTACGCCGCTACTTTCACACCCTCGCCGCGCAACGCGACCCGGCAGACATCCTGCCGACCCTGCTGCGCGACCATCACATCCGCGCGCTCGGCGTCGATCCCACCTTCGAGCAGACAACCAACCGGCTGGCCCGCGCCGCTGCCCTACGCACCCTGTCCCGAACCGATTAG
- a CDS encoding FxLD family lanthipeptide: protein MTQVLELERTDAASATDDDFVLDMRVVESTTPLVIMMCSTSDGCGSSCSTSACTTKSCDPV, encoded by the coding sequence ATGACCCAGGTACTGGAACTCGAACGCACGGACGCCGCCAGCGCAACCGACGACGACTTCGTCCTCGACATGCGGGTCGTGGAGTCCACGACCCCGCTGGTGATCATGATGTGCAGCACGAGCGACGGCTGCGGCAGCAGCTGCAGCACGAGCGCCTGCACGACCAAGTCCTGCGACCCGGTCTGA
- the fxlM gene encoding methyltransferase, FxLD system translates to MTHTADSSDALARITSTRDALVDRLIADGMIASPAVEAAFRTVPRHAFVPAGTPLDVVYAVDQSVITKTDENGVHLSSVSAAYIQARMIEQAGIGPGMSVLEIGSGGYNAALLAEVVGEDGHVVSVDIDADITHRATTLLRETGYDRRVLVVQADAVHGVPGEDVFDRILVTVGAWDIAPAWINSLAPDGVIVVPLRMNGVTRTIAFRRDGDHLTSTSTEVAGFVPLQGDGARPERIFRLPDRLGRFVSLRFDVGAPADLRQLDRVLNAERTAVWSGVTVGHSESFADLHLWLAAFLPGFCLLAADDGTELAGERRWFPFGVVRGDSFAYLAWRPTDDESGAELGARAFGAHGRDAAAAMTEQMQAWDQRARRRPSPTFAYWPAGTSPGPTAGDIAALAKTYGQLTISWPAAS, encoded by the coding sequence TTGACGCATACGGCCGACTCGTCGGATGCCCTGGCCCGGATCACGAGCACCCGAGATGCCCTCGTTGACCGGCTCATCGCAGACGGAATGATCGCCTCGCCGGCCGTGGAGGCGGCGTTCCGGACGGTGCCTCGACATGCGTTCGTTCCGGCCGGCACCCCACTCGATGTCGTCTACGCCGTCGATCAGTCTGTAATTACAAAGACGGATGAGAACGGGGTGCACCTGTCCTCGGTCAGCGCCGCGTACATCCAGGCCCGCATGATCGAGCAAGCCGGCATCGGGCCCGGCATGAGTGTTCTGGAGATTGGTTCGGGCGGCTACAACGCGGCGCTGCTGGCCGAGGTGGTCGGGGAAGATGGCCACGTCGTCAGCGTGGACATCGACGCGGACATCACTCACCGTGCCACAACCCTGCTGCGCGAGACGGGTTATGACCGCCGGGTCCTGGTAGTGCAGGCCGACGCGGTGCACGGCGTGCCCGGTGAGGACGTTTTCGACCGGATCCTCGTAACGGTTGGCGCCTGGGATATCGCTCCCGCTTGGATCAATAGCCTAGCCCCGGACGGGGTGATCGTGGTGCCGCTGCGGATGAACGGCGTCACCCGGACGATCGCCTTCCGGCGCGACGGCGACCACTTGACTAGCACTTCGACTGAGGTGGCAGGGTTCGTGCCCCTACAGGGCGACGGTGCCCGGCCCGAGCGAATCTTCCGACTGCCCGACCGGCTAGGCCGATTCGTCAGCTTGCGCTTCGACGTCGGCGCGCCCGCCGACCTTCGTCAGCTGGACCGTGTGCTGAACGCCGAACGCACGGCGGTCTGGTCGGGGGTCACGGTCGGGCACAGCGAGTCCTTCGCGGATCTACATCTGTGGCTGGCCGCGTTCCTGCCCGGCTTCTGCCTGCTGGCGGCGGACGACGGTACCGAGCTGGCTGGCGAGCGGCGCTGGTTCCCGTTCGGTGTCGTGCGCGGTGACTCGTTCGCCTATCTGGCGTGGCGCCCGACCGATGACGAGTCGGGGGCCGAGCTGGGTGCCCGCGCATTCGGGGCGCACGGCAGGGACGCCGCAGCCGCCATGACCGAGCAGATGCAGGCGTGGGACCAGCGGGCCCGACGAAGGCCGAGTCCCACGTTCGCGTACTGGCCGGCCGGCACCAGCCCCGGCCCGACGGCGGGCGACATCGCGGCGCTGGCGAAAACGTACGGGCAGCTCACGATCTCCTGGCCGGCGGCGAGCTAA
- a CDS encoding GNAT family N-acetyltransferase, with the protein MRITALNNDLTDDVLRLMDLGAPYVKARTPSDYWLYAKLFASTCPVAVVDNMVVGALIAMRSQDDPSEIYIQDVMTHPEYRRRGVAAALISVVQTRAQQWECRRIYLTSEPENLAAYRTWRSLGFANVAGEYTVKGVQVIKDFKGPGKDRAVFDMTLP; encoded by the coding sequence ATGCGGATCACCGCTCTTAACAATGACCTTACCGATGACGTCCTAAGGCTGATGGATTTAGGCGCGCCTTACGTAAAGGCACGCACACCATCCGACTACTGGCTCTACGCCAAACTTTTCGCCTCAACCTGCCCGGTGGCGGTTGTGGACAACATGGTCGTCGGCGCACTGATTGCAATGCGGAGTCAGGATGACCCGAGCGAGATCTACATCCAAGATGTGATGACGCATCCGGAATACCGACGCCGGGGCGTCGCCGCCGCGCTCATTTCTGTAGTACAAACGCGGGCCCAGCAATGGGAATGCCGCCGTATATATCTGACATCTGAGCCAGAAAATCTAGCCGCATACCGGACGTGGCGGTCGTTGGGATTCGCCAATGTGGCCGGCGAGTATACCGTGAAGGGCGTGCAGGTAATCAAAGACTTCAAGGGCCCAGGGAAGGACCGTGCCGTCTTCGACATGACACTGCCATAG